From Bacillus sp. FSL K6-3431, the proteins below share one genomic window:
- a CDS encoding FIMAH domain-containing protein — translation MLVSQAGATEVTLRNNIFYNLGSGRYTKKSSWTYDHNMFLGNNVPTTSVIPDKNMMTLDPLFVYPGIGDKGLGTLDGYKLQVDSPAIGRGTLISNSGSQDFWGNLLSPISQNRGAYGGQAVSITVIRDLLDYYLKTGDVKNPLYKQLSNKLEQAEQFKSKGQEKKAVKHMEDFITHLIKILWENSCLSKARDY, via the coding sequence ATGCTTGTTTCGCAAGCTGGAGCGACAGAAGTTACCCTGCGCAACAATATCTTCTATAACTTGGGATCTGGCCGATATACGAAAAAATCAAGTTGGACTTACGACCATAATATGTTCTTAGGAAATAATGTTCCCACAACTAGTGTCATCCCTGATAAGAATATGATGACTTTGGATCCTTTATTTGTTTATCCGGGGATCGGCGATAAAGGACTCGGCACTCTAGATGGTTATAAGTTGCAAGTGGACTCTCCAGCAATTGGCAGGGGAACTCTGATAAGTAATAGTGGGAGTCAGGACTTCTGGGGTAATCTGTTATCCCCTATTAGTCAAAATCGAGGAGCATATGGTGGGCAAGCAGTAAGCATTACAGTGATACGCGATTTGCTAGACTACTACCTGAAGACAGGTGATGTGAAAAATCCACTTTATAAACAATTGAGTAATAAATTGGAACAGGCGGAGCAATTCAAAAGTAAAGGTCAAGAAAAGAAAGCTGTTAAACATATGGAAGATTTCATAACACACTTGATAAAAATTCTATGGGAAAATTCGTGTCTGAGCAAAGCAAGAGACTACTAA
- a CDS encoding AAA family ATPase, with translation MKIHIIGGSGTGKSTLAKFISEKEHIKWIDTDNYLWKDDFFTENNPLEKRKELYQNDMESCSSYVASGSIFSWCPEGFSNRDHLVFLFLDEFIRMDRLRNREIERIGISEMWMDENGKYTNEFLDWCKTYLTEEDENMAGTYAEQVYQMALSKSPVLKLDSSRTVEELYAEILSRLNQY, from the coding sequence GTGAAAATCCATATAATCGGCGGATCAGGTACTGGAAAAAGCACACTAGCAAAGTTTATTAGTGAAAAAGAACATATAAAATGGATTGATACTGATAATTATCTTTGGAAAGACGATTTCTTTACGGAAAATAATCCGCTTGAAAAGCGTAAAGAACTATATCAAAATGACATGGAATCTTGCAGTAGTTATGTCGCTTCCGGTTCTATCTTTTCATGGTGTCCTGAAGGGTTTAGTAACCGCGACCATCTAGTCTTCCTTTTTCTTGATGAATTCATTCGTATGGATAGATTACGCAACAGAGAAATAGAGAGAATTGGTATTAGTGAAATGTGGATGGATGAAAACGGAAAATATACGAATGAATTTTTAGATTGGTGTAAAACATATTTGACGGAAGAAGATGAAAACATGGCCGGCACTTATGCAGAACAAGTCTATCAAATGGCATTATCAAAAAGCCCTGTTTTAAAGCTCGATAGCTCCCGAACTGTCGAAGAACTCTACGCTGAAATTTTAAGTCGATTAAATCAATATTAA
- a CDS encoding methyltransferase domain-containing protein: MEVKETVFSNMNEHPDYVSGQSKEWCQQLASQTGKYEYTWNYHHDGLIAEEVLTTELAALMQGKVLDVGCGHGEYTNQWASCVEEIVGYDMTEDFIETANKRKKSNVNYVVGRTQDGLPFPDDYFDVAYTKKGPTSWYQDGNRIVRPGGSLILFHPVDGNGKGSELGECFPGLFPPPSKGTPVLDIINERLDKSGLIDIKLRHIKETVWIPSPDDVLTMKCFGQSKQYTQYVKEQCFNKIIANFERHATTKGIKVTNFYCLIRATATETPNNNLKS; the protein is encoded by the coding sequence ATGGAAGTTAAGGAAACTGTCTTTTCAAATATGAATGAACACCCTGATTATGTAAGTGGTCAAAGTAAGGAGTGGTGTCAACAGTTGGCGTCGCAAACAGGAAAGTATGAGTATACTTGGAACTATCACCATGATGGGTTAATTGCAGAGGAAGTGCTTACGACGGAATTAGCAGCTTTGATGCAAGGGAAGGTTTTGGATGTAGGATGTGGACATGGAGAATATACAAACCAATGGGCTAGTTGTGTGGAAGAAATAGTCGGGTACGATATGACGGAAGATTTTATTGAAACGGCAAATAAAAGAAAAAAATCCAATGTCAACTATGTTGTAGGTCGCACCCAGGATGGTTTACCTTTCCCAGATGATTATTTTGACGTAGCTTATACGAAAAAAGGTCCGACAAGTTGGTATCAAGATGGAAATAGAATCGTTCGTCCTGGAGGTTCTTTAATATTATTTCATCCCGTTGATGGTAATGGGAAAGGTTCTGAACTAGGTGAGTGCTTTCCAGGCTTGTTCCCCCCACCTTCAAAAGGGACACCTGTACTAGATATAATCAACGAACGCCTTGATAAAAGTGGACTTATCGATATTAAGCTTCGCCACATAAAGGAAACGGTATGGATTCCTTCACCTGATGATGTCCTAACAATGAAATGTTTCGGGCAGAGTAAACAGTACACACAGTATGTTAAAGAACAGTGCTTTAACAAGATCATCGCCAATTTCGAGCGACATGCCACAACCAAAGGGATAAAGGTAACGAATTTTTATTGTTTGATTAGGGCTACAGCGACAGAAACACCAAATAATAATCTGAAAAGTTGA
- a CDS encoding Rrf2 family transcriptional regulator gives MKYSKATNYALHSMVYLALTPKGKPTGVEHLAKMQNLSPTYLSKILTKLVKAGLIESNSGANGGYSIVRQSHDISFLDVIHAIEGKTTLFSCSLEHEQLSRNNDCLIENVMYKAEEKMTAELGKKYIIDIVKQIESKKNCN, from the coding sequence ATGAAATATTCAAAAGCTACAAATTATGCTTTACACTCAATGGTTTATTTAGCTTTGACTCCAAAGGGAAAACCTACTGGAGTAGAACATTTAGCTAAAATGCAAAACCTCTCACCAACATACCTTTCAAAGATATTAACAAAACTTGTTAAAGCAGGGTTAATTGAATCAAATTCTGGTGCTAATGGTGGATATAGTATAGTAAGACAGTCTCATGATATATCTTTTTTAGATGTAATTCATGCTATTGAAGGTAAGACAACTTTATTCAGTTGTTCGTTGGAACATGAACAACTATCTAGAAATAATGATTGCTTAATTGAGAATGTAATGTATAAAGCAGAAGAAAAGATGACAGCTGAACTAGGGAAAAAATATATTATTGATATTGTTAAACAAATTGAATCGAAAAAAAATTGTAATTGA
- a CDS encoding DUF7010 family protein gives MAQILRAISGSEVRGTAFGVLFMAFFGTLWAYTGIMGLQGWGVSTLLVGAVTLGITLFICGVSLIRASRELSNQVSKPGVRRVKHMGIWFNIIFGTELFAIGIAIAVCNATSHSDLIPLVIAIIVGIHFFPLASLFKVRIYYITGALLCLLAIITWLFVPEKVTLGGHQIIAFMSVVGFGSTLILWGTGLAIWLMGKRLLATDRS, from the coding sequence ATGGCACAAATATTAAGGGCTATTTCTGGATCCGAAGTGCGCGGAACTGCATTTGGCGTACTATTTATGGCGTTTTTCGGTACATTGTGGGCATACACGGGGATAATGGGATTGCAAGGCTGGGGAGTTTCTACCTTATTAGTCGGCGCTGTTACCCTAGGTATCACTCTATTCATCTGTGGGGTTTCACTAATACGTGCATCACGAGAATTATCTAATCAGGTTTCAAAACCAGGTGTAAGACGCGTGAAGCATATGGGAATCTGGTTTAACATCATCTTCGGGACAGAGCTTTTCGCAATAGGAATCGCGATTGCTGTATGTAACGCTACCAGCCACTCCGATCTTATACCTCTCGTAATAGCTATTATTGTCGGTATTCACTTTTTTCCACTGGCATCTCTATTCAAGGTCAGGATCTATTATATTACAGGCGCACTTCTCTGTTTACTTGCTATTATTACATGGCTGTTTGTCCCTGAGAAAGTAACGCTTGGGGGGCATCAGATCATTGCATTTATGTCTGTAGTTGGCTTTGGCTCTACCTTGATTCTGTGGGGAACTGGCTTGGCAATATGGCTGATGGGAAAAAGACTACTGGCTACAGATCGATCGTAA
- a CDS encoding NAD(P)/FAD-dependent oxidoreductase: protein MLLDCVIIGGGPSGLNASLVMARARKNLILFDEDKPRNAVTYESHGFITRDGIKPSEFKRIAKEDLMKYPNISVQNQRVIDIKKENQSFIIHTDDGHSYRSRKVILSTGLRDVMPCIEGIHDLYGTSLFSCPFCDGWELKDRPLVVISEDKRAFHMTKMIFNWSKDLVVCTNGKNIFTDEQKEILTKKAIKVIGHEIEILQGDNGHLQKIKFKNGKEIEREGGFVTTGLKQASSLAQTLGCAMNKMGGIETDNFGRTNIEGVYASGDNSIIAPAQLIIAAGEGSKAAIAVVGDLVNEDF from the coding sequence ATGTTGTTAGATTGTGTAATTATTGGCGGAGGTCCATCAGGCTTAAATGCTTCTCTTGTTATGGCGAGAGCAAGAAAGAATCTCATCCTATTTGATGAAGATAAACCTAGAAATGCTGTAACATACGAATCTCACGGTTTTATAACAAGAGATGGTATCAAGCCTTCAGAATTTAAACGAATTGCAAAAGAAGATTTAATGAAATACCCAAATATATCAGTTCAAAATCAACGAGTGATTGATATAAAAAAAGAGAATCAATCTTTTATCATTCATACAGATGATGGGCATTCTTATCGTTCTAGAAAGGTTATTTTATCTACAGGTCTTAGAGATGTCATGCCATGTATAGAAGGAATTCATGATTTATATGGTACGAGCTTGTTTAGCTGTCCATTTTGTGATGGGTGGGAATTAAAAGATCGTCCATTAGTTGTCATTTCAGAAGATAAGCGTGCTTTTCATATGACAAAAATGATATTTAATTGGAGTAAAGATCTTGTTGTTTGTACAAATGGCAAAAATATTTTCACTGATGAGCAAAAGGAAATATTAACAAAGAAAGCTATAAAAGTCATTGGACATGAAATAGAAATTTTACAAGGTGACAATGGACACTTACAAAAGATTAAGTTTAAGAATGGAAAAGAAATTGAAAGGGAAGGCGGCTTTGTCACTACTGGGCTAAAGCAAGCATCTTCATTAGCTCAAACTTTAGGATGTGCTATGAATAAGATGGGAGGAATTGAAACAGATAATTTTGGGCGTACAAATATTGAAGGGGTCTATGCTAGTGGAGATAATTCCATAATAGCCCCTGCTCAATTAATTATTGCTGCAGGTGAGGGCAGTAAAGCTGCTATTGCAGTAGTAGGTGACTTAGTGAATGAAGATTTTTAA
- a CDS encoding rhamnogalacturonan lyase family protein — MTIHSPNEPLLLGEIDISAAGARSKMLVGDLNQDGQMEIVMVQADGGIDDRYVPHQVICLTAYNLQGDLLWQVGMPDENAGGPGSDYPAQIYDIDGDGFNEILCVMDKKFLILNGQTGEVKQSFDLPDQEAHDCIIIANLTGNPFPQDIILKNRYHQMWALDKDFNVLWEHKGNIGHFPWVYDFDQDGHDEVMAGYDYLDHNGSTLWSCRNLDDHADCIWVGHVDPNLTANDPVNIVVGGSVTVMYDTVGNELWRYEGSIESQHIALGKFRSDLPGLQIAGLDRIIRGDENGKDGLFLLDCNGGEITKEDRNTKGWLTIIETIRHWDDKPLDYVLAYRRGGGINPTLYDGYLNPVVTFPVDGYVIHADLFGEGKEQVIIYNNQRASIFSNEARDLHSKGKVKPQPKHLYSSTLYPGGQY, encoded by the coding sequence ATGACAATACATTCACCAAATGAACCTCTGTTGCTTGGTGAGATTGATATAAGTGCAGCAGGGGCTCGTAGTAAAATGCTTGTAGGTGACTTAAATCAGGATGGGCAAATGGAAATAGTAATGGTTCAAGCAGATGGAGGTATTGACGATCGCTATGTTCCACATCAGGTTATTTGTTTAACAGCTTATAATTTGCAAGGTGACCTACTATGGCAGGTGGGAATGCCTGATGAAAATGCAGGTGGACCTGGTTCAGATTATCCAGCACAAATATATGATATTGATGGTGATGGGTTCAATGAAATACTTTGTGTAATGGATAAGAAGTTTCTTATTCTTAATGGACAAACTGGTGAAGTGAAACAATCCTTTGACCTCCCAGACCAAGAGGCACATGATTGTATCATCATTGCTAATTTAACGGGAAATCCATTTCCACAGGATATTATCTTGAAAAATCGCTATCATCAAATGTGGGCACTGGATAAGGACTTTAATGTACTTTGGGAACATAAAGGGAATATCGGACACTTTCCATGGGTTTACGATTTTGACCAGGATGGACATGATGAAGTGATGGCAGGTTATGATTATCTTGATCATAATGGAAGCACCTTATGGTCATGCCGAAATTTAGATGACCATGCAGACTGTATTTGGGTTGGTCATGTTGATCCAAATTTAACAGCGAATGACCCTGTAAATATTGTTGTGGGCGGAAGTGTAACCGTTATGTACGATACAGTAGGAAATGAATTATGGCGTTATGAGGGTTCCATTGAATCACAGCATATTGCATTAGGGAAGTTTCGTTCAGATCTACCGGGTTTGCAAATCGCTGGACTAGATCGTATTATTCGTGGCGACGAAAATGGTAAAGACGGACTTTTCCTCCTAGATTGCAATGGTGGAGAAATTACTAAGGAGGATCGTAATACGAAGGGCTGGCTGACAATTATTGAAACCATTCGTCACTGGGACGATAAACCATTAGATTATGTTTTGGCATATCGACGAGGTGGAGGAATCAATCCAACCTTATACGATGGCTATTTAAACCCGGTAGTAACTTTTCCGGTAGATGGTTATGTTATACATGCGGATCTTTTTGGTGAAGGGAAGGAGCAAGTAATTATTTATAATAATCAACGTGCTTCTATATTTTCTAATGAGGCTAGGGATTTGCACAGTAAAGGGAAAGTTAAGCCCCAGCCAAAACATTTATACAGTTCTACATTATACCCTGGTGGACAATATTAA
- a CDS encoding MFS transporter, whose protein sequence is MKNQRIFNKSFLFLFISNFLVFIGFEMLLPILPAYLLSMNASSIQVGLVTSLFTIGAVLIRPFVGYYLIDNQRKSLAICASAALMIISMLYPFLNIIWFFLLLRLFHGAAWGVSTTANSTIVVDLIPKTRLGEGMGYFSVSTTVGAIIAPSIGILIYDSFSFDILIWSSVVLSLMAVIALQFVYPPTTVKREKQPFRFLDMIFERDVWFPALLTVITTLGFGAIITFLVLFGKQKGLDHIYLFFLINATVATLLRPFTGKWYDKKGPWSIIIMSAVLGFLSLIMLSYATNDLHLIIAAILFGAGYGTVMPCLQTWTVQKVSEEKSGAANATFFSSFDVGVGVSAFVLGILAEWISLEMIFRVVSLSFIVVAVLVSKDFFNEKKRYKNI, encoded by the coding sequence ATGAAAAATCAAAGAATCTTTAATAAATCTTTTCTTTTTTTATTTATAAGCAACTTCTTAGTTTTTATAGGGTTTGAAATGTTGCTCCCTATTTTGCCAGCCTATTTGTTAAGCATGAATGCATCTTCCATTCAAGTAGGTTTAGTGACATCATTATTTACGATAGGTGCTGTTCTAATCAGACCTTTTGTAGGGTACTATTTAATTGATAACCAACGGAAAAGTCTAGCCATTTGTGCAAGTGCAGCTTTAATGATTATTTCAATGCTGTATCCTTTTCTTAATATTATATGGTTTTTTCTATTGTTACGACTTTTCCATGGCGCAGCGTGGGGGGTATCAACCACAGCCAATAGTACAATAGTAGTCGATTTAATCCCTAAGACACGGTTAGGAGAAGGAATGGGGTATTTTTCTGTTTCAACAACGGTCGGGGCAATCATTGCACCGAGTATAGGTATCCTTATCTATGACTCTTTTTCCTTTGATATTTTAATTTGGTCATCAGTAGTACTCAGCCTAATGGCAGTAATTGCGCTTCAATTTGTATATCCACCTACTACTGTAAAGCGTGAGAAGCAACCATTTCGATTTTTGGATATGATTTTTGAAAGAGACGTATGGTTCCCAGCGTTATTGACGGTTATTACAACACTTGGTTTTGGTGCGATTATTACATTTTTAGTTCTTTTTGGAAAACAAAAGGGATTAGATCATATTTATCTATTCTTCCTTATCAATGCAACTGTAGCAACTTTACTACGTCCGTTTACCGGAAAATGGTATGACAAAAAAGGACCTTGGTCTATCATCATTATGTCAGCTGTGTTAGGATTTTTGTCGCTTATTATGCTATCTTATGCGACAAATGATCTTCATCTTATTATTGCGGCGATTTTATTTGGGGCAGGTTATGGAACTGTTATGCCATGTTTACAAACATGGACGGTTCAAAAGGTAAGTGAAGAAAAAAGTGGTGCAGCCAACGCAACCTTTTTTTCCAGTTTTGACGTTGGTGTTGGAGTTAGCGCATTTGTATTAGGTATTTTAGCTGAATGGATTAGTTTAGAGATGATCTTCCGGGTTGTTAGTCTAAGTTTTATTGTTGTTGCTGTTCTAGTCTCTAAGGATTTTTTTAATGAAAAGAAAAGATATAAAAATATATAA
- a CDS encoding Gfo/Idh/MocA family protein: protein MVRIKWGIMGPGNISSKFASDLVQSNHAELVAVASRTEGKAEKFASQFNIPRSYNSYEDFVKDEEVEIVYIGTLHTMHKECVIQCLKAGKAVICEKPFMMNAQEAEEVIQVARDNSTFMMEAMWTRYLPAIVQTRKWIEEGKIGEIKTLTANFGFDVGWAPESRLLNKKLGGGALLDAGIYPVSFASMIFGQQPTNIKSSANIGKTGVDEQFSALFEYGNGQTALLNSSVRLTLSNDAFIYGTEGYIHLPNFLFGESGFLHRSDSESLEFKDDRKLNGYIFEAEEAMNCLRAGNLESRIMPLDETQDIMKTLDALRKQWGLEYE from the coding sequence ATGGTAAGGATTAAATGGGGGATTATGGGACCGGGGAATATTTCAAGTAAGTTTGCTTCTGATTTAGTACAGTCTAATCATGCAGAACTTGTTGCAGTTGCATCAAGAACGGAAGGGAAAGCGGAGAAATTTGCAAGCCAATTTAATATTCCACGTTCTTATAATAGCTATGAGGACTTTGTAAAAGATGAGGAAGTTGAGATCGTTTACATTGGCACACTACATACGATGCATAAAGAGTGTGTAATTCAATGCTTAAAGGCTGGTAAAGCAGTAATATGCGAAAAGCCGTTTATGATGAATGCACAGGAAGCTGAGGAAGTTATTCAAGTTGCTCGAGATAACAGTACGTTTATGATGGAAGCGATGTGGACACGTTATTTGCCTGCAATTGTTCAAACAAGAAAGTGGATTGAGGAAGGGAAAATTGGAGAAATAAAAACGTTGACTGCGAATTTCGGTTTTGATGTTGGTTGGGCGCCAGAGAGTCGCTTGCTTAACAAGAAGCTTGGTGGTGGAGCATTGCTGGATGCCGGTATTTACCCTGTGTCCTTTGCCTCTATGATATTCGGGCAGCAACCTACCAATATCAAGAGTAGTGCAAATATCGGGAAAACTGGTGTGGATGAGCAATTTTCAGCACTTTTTGAATATGGGAATGGGCAAACAGCTCTTTTGAATTCGAGTGTGCGTTTAACATTATCTAACGATGCGTTCATTTATGGAACGGAAGGCTATATTCATTTGCCGAATTTTCTGTTTGGAGAGTCCGGCTTTTTGCATCGTTCTGACTCGGAATCGCTAGAGTTCAAGGACGATCGTAAGTTGAACGGATATATTTTCGAGGCGGAGGAAGCGATGAACTGTTTACGAGCAGGAAACTTAGAAAGTCGGATTATGCCATTAGATGAAACGCAAGATATCATGAAAACATTGGATGCACTGCGCAAGCAATGGGGCTTGGAATACGAGTAA
- a CDS encoding DUF418 domain-containing protein — protein sequence MEKDITNTRIDALDYIRGFALLGIILVNILALLHINIPEPNTIDASYQRFLYLFVEGRFYTIFSFLFGVGFYIFITRANAKGKNGFILLLRRLVVLLAFGIIHSMFQPGEALLIYAVYGFITLAFYKVNMHINLTLSIIFIIIFAVMGLKAALTLPLILLGIACGQYKVFENLSQKTKQIAIFTALMFVLSGIGLYIQYQNIPDLPFQNMIIVDEGGLIDLASIFLKIGVTVGPIISAFYIGLLLLLLQTRLVQTLLAPLKYYGRMALTNYLGQTAFILLAGNLFHFTASLSYIQTLYLCIVIYVIQIICSLVWLRLFNMGPFEWVWRILTYWKIIPLRMKKSAV from the coding sequence ATGGAAAAAGATATTACGAACACTCGAATTGATGCGCTTGATTACATTCGAGGCTTTGCACTATTAGGTATTATTTTAGTCAATATCCTTGCACTACTCCACATTAATATACCAGAACCAAATACGATTGATGCAAGCTATCAACGATTTTTGTATTTATTTGTGGAGGGGCGCTTTTACACCATCTTTTCATTTTTATTTGGTGTAGGTTTTTATATCTTTATTACACGAGCTAATGCAAAAGGAAAGAATGGATTTATTCTGCTTCTACGTAGACTTGTTGTATTATTAGCATTTGGGATTATACATTCAATGTTTCAGCCAGGTGAAGCATTATTGATTTATGCCGTTTATGGATTTATTACATTAGCATTTTATAAAGTAAATATGCATATTAATTTAACTCTAAGCATCATTTTCATTATTATATTTGCTGTAATGGGATTAAAAGCAGCTTTAACTCTCCCCCTGATATTATTGGGTATTGCTTGTGGGCAGTATAAAGTGTTTGAAAATCTTTCACAAAAAACGAAACAAATTGCCATATTTACAGCTCTTATGTTCGTACTAAGTGGGATAGGTTTATATATTCAGTACCAAAATATACCTGATCTACCGTTTCAAAATATGATTATTGTAGATGAAGGCGGCTTAATCGATCTAGCAAGTATCTTTTTGAAAATAGGTGTAACAGTGGGACCGATTATTTCTGCTTTTTACATCGGTTTATTACTATTACTTTTACAAACAAGATTAGTACAGACACTGTTAGCGCCTCTTAAATATTATGGGCGAATGGCATTAACAAATTATCTAGGACAAACAGCCTTTATTTTGCTCGCGGGAAATCTATTCCATTTCACAGCAAGCCTATCTTATATACAAACGCTATACTTATGTATAGTAATCTATGTGATTCAAATTATTTGCAGTTTAGTATGGCTACGATTGTTTAATATGGGCCCATTTGAGTGGGTTTGGAGGATTTTAACCTATTGGAAAATCATACCATTAAGAATGAAGAAAAGTGCTGTCTAA
- a CDS encoding class I SAM-dependent methyltransferase: MEKKEHNSTEMKQLAKKIEFLDNPERRGDIPPERLLSMLPIKKSDNFLDLGAGTGYITIPAAKVVEGMVYALDTDSNMLEVVIAKAKKENITNIKTLKGNIDDIPLSDNSIDFALASLVLHEVKQLSSSLQQIKQVLKHDGYFVCIEFEKIDNPTHSHPRIASSIMEQEITNAGLRVTQTIYPTDAIYIIIAKK, encoded by the coding sequence ATGGAGAAAAAAGAACACAATTCTACAGAAATGAAACAATTAGCAAAAAAAATTGAATTCCTTGATAATCCTGAAAGAAGAGGAGATATCCCCCCAGAAAGGCTACTGAGTATGCTTCCTATTAAGAAAAGTGATAATTTCTTGGATTTAGGTGCAGGTACAGGGTATATTACAATCCCAGCAGCCAAAGTCGTGGAGGGCATGGTATATGCATTAGATACAGATTCTAATATGTTAGAGGTTGTAATTGCCAAGGCAAAAAAAGAAAATATTACAAATATCAAAACACTTAAAGGTAATATTGATGACATTCCGCTTTCCGACAATTCAATTGACTTTGCACTAGCCTCATTAGTTCTACATGAGGTTAAGCAATTATCTAGTTCATTACAACAAATTAAACAAGTGCTTAAACATGATGGATATTTTGTATGTATTGAATTTGAAAAGATAGATAATCCTACCCATAGCCATCCTAGAATTGCCTCATCCATTATGGAACAAGAAATAACGAATGCAGGACTAAGAGTAACACAGACGATATATCCAACAGATGCGATATACATTATCATTGCAAAGAAATGA
- a CDS encoding TetR/AcrR family transcriptional regulator: protein MIKKQLIMDKALELFAQQGFEATSVQQITEHCGISKGAFYLSFKSKDELILALIDHFMMQFTSNIDYQVKNTNDNEKLLYKFYFATFHSFHQHSDFAKILIKEQTQSFNEELIFKMRYYDRLMENVILTMVERLYGEEIQHTKYDLIYCIKGFMKTYSELFLFYNLPLDLDLLSQSLVEKTNLLARHITVPFISHELVQMFQQPMNEEIKREQIIEIIEQKIKEIEESIEKESLILLKQQLLEPTFSPAILKGLLENIRNHAHCKWISYLLRSYFKL from the coding sequence ATGATAAAAAAACAATTAATTATGGATAAAGCACTAGAACTTTTTGCACAACAAGGTTTTGAAGCTACCTCTGTTCAACAAATAACAGAGCATTGCGGTATTTCTAAAGGTGCTTTTTACTTATCTTTCAAATCAAAAGATGAATTGATTTTAGCATTGATTGATCATTTTATGATGCAATTCACCTCCAATATTGACTACCAGGTCAAAAATACAAATGATAATGAAAAACTTTTATACAAATTTTATTTTGCAACGTTTCATTCTTTTCATCAGCATTCTGATTTCGCCAAAATTCTCATCAAAGAGCAAACGCAATCATTTAACGAAGAACTTATTTTTAAAATGCGTTACTATGACAGATTAATGGAGAATGTTATCTTAACGATGGTTGAACGATTATATGGTGAAGAGATCCAACATACAAAATATGATTTGATTTATTGTATTAAAGGCTTTATGAAAACTTATTCAGAGTTATTTTTATTCTATAACTTACCGCTAGATTTGGACTTACTATCTCAATCGCTTGTGGAAAAAACAAATTTACTAGCTAGACATATTACTGTCCCATTTATTTCACATGAGCTTGTCCAAATGTTTCAGCAACCGATGAACGAAGAAATAAAGAGGGAACAGATCATTGAAATCATAGAACAAAAAATAAAAGAAATTGAAGAGTCTATTGAAAAAGAATCGTTAATCCTGTTAAAGCAACAGCTGCTTGAACCAACATTTAGCCCTGCTATTTTGAAAGGCTTGCTAGAAAATATTCGAAATCACGCTCATTGTAAATGGATATCTTATTTACTTCGTAGTTATTTTAAGCTTTAA